In the genome of Mucisphaera calidilacus, one region contains:
- a CDS encoding carbohydrate ABC transporter permease has protein sequence MSTTDPVLSPTKRAAERRKLWGTFGLNLLLSALAFTLALPFVWMVLTSLKHVEEVGLPSWLPGEEGLQWGNYAEVFERVPFARYYANSLFVACWVTFLQVFTSSLAAFAFARIKWPGRDAVFLLYLATMMLPGLVMMIPNYQIMISLGLVDTLAGLIIPASFTAFGTFLLRQFMLSIPPSLDEAAEIDGASRWQVYWEIIMPLARPGLVTLAIFTFMGNYNSFFWPLVMLKSQHKFTLPIGLLSFDTTAGQSTHLMMAAVTMAVVPMIVVFVVLQKQLVRGIQLGAVKG, from the coding sequence ATGTCAACGACTGATCCCGTGCTGTCGCCTACGAAGCGTGCTGCCGAGCGCCGGAAGCTCTGGGGCACGTTCGGCCTGAATCTATTGCTGAGCGCGTTGGCGTTTACGCTGGCGTTGCCTTTTGTGTGGATGGTTCTGACGTCGCTGAAGCACGTTGAGGAGGTGGGGTTGCCGAGCTGGCTGCCGGGCGAGGAGGGTTTGCAGTGGGGGAATTACGCTGAGGTATTCGAGCGTGTTCCTTTTGCGCGTTACTACGCGAACAGTCTGTTCGTGGCGTGCTGGGTGACGTTTTTGCAGGTGTTCACGTCGTCGCTGGCGGCGTTTGCGTTCGCGCGGATCAAGTGGCCGGGTCGTGACGCTGTGTTTCTGTTGTATCTCGCGACGATGATGCTGCCCGGTCTGGTGATGATGATTCCGAATTACCAGATCATGATTTCGCTGGGTCTGGTGGACACGCTGGCGGGTTTGATCATTCCGGCGTCGTTCACGGCGTTCGGGACGTTTTTGCTGCGACAGTTCATGCTGTCGATCCCGCCTTCGCTGGACGAGGCTGCGGAGATTGACGGTGCGTCGCGTTGGCAGGTTTACTGGGAGATCATCATGCCGCTGGCGCGTCCGGGGTTGGTGACGCTTGCGATCTTCACGTTCATGGGTAATTACAACTCGTTTTTCTGGCCGCTGGTGATGCTGAAGAGTCAGCACAAGTTCACGCTGCCGATCGGTCTGTTGAGCTTCGACACGACGGCGGGTCAGTCGACGCACCTGATGATGGCAGCGGTTACGATGGCGGTTGTGCCGATGATCGTTGTGTTTGTGGTTCTTCAGAAGCAGCTTGTGCGTGGCATTCAGCTTGGAGCCGTCAAGGGTTAA
- a CDS encoding carbohydrate kinase family protein, whose amino-acid sequence MSDRPAVVVAGHICLDIIPRFLHGDGSLKPGALTEVGPAVTATGGAVANSGLALHRLGVPTALLSKLGDDPFAQRVLDILNGYSPSLTRSMERKAGETTSYTVVISPPGVDRYFLHCPGANNTFGLDDVPERALAGARLLHFGYPPLMRHLQVDGGTAMRGIFERAHGAGLVTSLDMAAIDPEAESGRVDWVAWLERVLPEVDFFVPSFDEVSFMLDGSVSELSADRLSDLGDRLVKLGAGAVLIKLGHHGLYLRTSGDASRFARAAEVLGVDAEAWAGRELSVPCFTVEVVGTTGAGDCTIAGFLSGLLRGETPEGALTSAVAVGSCSVESADAVSAVPAWSDVAKRLEAGWATDPLMDLPGWSVVGETTVVGSARDQRLS is encoded by the coding sequence ATGTCGGACCGCCCTGCCGTTGTTGTTGCGGGTCATATCTGCCTGGATATCATTCCGCGGTTTCTTCATGGTGACGGTTCGCTGAAGCCTGGCGCGTTGACGGAGGTTGGGCCTGCGGTGACGGCGACGGGTGGCGCGGTGGCGAACAGCGGTCTGGCGTTGCATCGGCTGGGTGTGCCGACGGCGTTGCTGAGCAAGCTGGGAGATGACCCGTTTGCGCAGCGTGTGCTGGACATTCTCAATGGTTACAGCCCGTCGCTGACGCGATCGATGGAGCGGAAGGCGGGTGAGACGACGAGTTACACGGTGGTGATCTCGCCGCCTGGGGTGGATCGTTATTTTCTGCATTGTCCGGGTGCGAACAACACGTTCGGTCTTGATGACGTTCCGGAGCGTGCGTTGGCGGGAGCGCGTCTGCTGCACTTTGGTTATCCGCCGCTGATGCGTCACCTTCAGGTTGATGGTGGCACGGCGATGCGCGGGATTTTCGAGCGTGCGCATGGTGCGGGTCTGGTGACGTCGCTGGACATGGCGGCGATCGATCCGGAGGCGGAATCGGGGCGCGTGGACTGGGTGGCGTGGCTCGAGCGTGTGTTGCCGGAGGTGGATTTCTTCGTGCCGAGTTTTGACGAGGTCAGCTTCATGCTGGATGGTTCGGTGTCCGAATTGTCGGCGGATCGTCTGAGCGATTTAGGTGACCGGCTGGTGAAGCTGGGTGCCGGTGCGGTGCTGATCAAGCTGGGTCATCACGGGCTGTACCTGCGGACGAGCGGTGATGCGTCGCGGTTTGCGCGTGCCGCGGAGGTGCTGGGTGTGGATGCTGAGGCGTGGGCGGGGCGCGAGTTGTCGGTGCCTTGTTTCACGGTGGAGGTTGTGGGGACGACGGGTGCGGGAGACTGCACGATCGCGGGTTTTCTGTCGGGTTTGCTGCGTGGCGAGACGCCTGAGGGCGCGTTGACGAGTGCGGTTGCGGTGGGTTCGTGCAGCGTGGAGTCGGCGGATGCGGTCAGCGCGGTGCCGGCGTGGTCAGACGTGGCGAAGCGTCTGGAGGCTGGCTGGGCGACGGACCCGCTGATGGATCTGCCGGGGTGGTCGGTGGTTGGCGAGACGACGGTGGTGGGTTCGGCGCGGGATCAGCGTTTGTCGTAG
- a CDS encoding phytanoyl-CoA dioxygenase family protein yields MLKSDTNVAEFYAQRGYYIADQPVIPADTVHAAEHGMEAVRRGEYASGNEPFESPWKPGDDDTKLCKIEMPNLADPDIHACIAHPALGELAARVTGAKMIQVWWVQLLHKPSVDPANAGGPAVGWHQDAQYWPEWTPDSELFTAWVAISDVTPQAGPMAFVPGSHRDGLFAGGDFFSNDLDKLKNSIQLPQGIAWEEVPSILKPGGVSFHHRHTLHGSGINTSGSPRKSFAIHLRTEKSTLNPDHERILTQFIDDHDKCPVIYDKR; encoded by the coding sequence ATGCTCAAGAGCGACACCAACGTCGCTGAGTTCTACGCTCAGCGGGGCTACTACATCGCGGACCAGCCGGTCATCCCGGCCGACACCGTCCACGCCGCCGAACATGGCATGGAGGCCGTGCGCCGAGGCGAATACGCCTCAGGCAACGAACCCTTCGAATCACCCTGGAAGCCAGGCGACGACGACACCAAACTCTGCAAGATCGAGATGCCCAACCTCGCCGACCCCGACATCCACGCCTGCATCGCACACCCCGCACTCGGCGAACTCGCCGCACGCGTCACCGGCGCCAAGATGATCCAGGTCTGGTGGGTCCAGCTCCTCCACAAACCCTCCGTCGACCCTGCCAACGCAGGCGGACCCGCCGTCGGATGGCACCAGGACGCTCAGTACTGGCCCGAATGGACACCCGACAGCGAACTCTTCACCGCATGGGTCGCCATCAGCGACGTCACACCACAGGCCGGCCCCATGGCCTTCGTCCCCGGCTCACACCGCGACGGACTCTTCGCAGGCGGCGACTTCTTCTCCAACGACCTCGACAAACTCAAGAACAGCATCCAGCTCCCCCAGGGCATCGCTTGGGAAGAAGTACCCTCCATCCTCAAGCCCGGCGGCGTCAGCTTCCACCACCGGCACACCCTCCACGGCAGCGGCATCAACACCAGCGGATCACCCCGCAAAAGCTTCGCCATCCACCTCCGAACCGAAAAAAGCACCCTCAACCCCGACCACGAACGCATCCTCACGCAGTTCATCGACGACCACGACAAGTGCCCCGTCATCTACGACAAACGCTGA
- a CDS encoding glycoside hydrolase family 172 protein: protein MPEFDGLFCDLSSAHRLSRAKTRSISAENLDGAKAGGGRATQGISADRAKDLGRGWKINPAIEIQPETTANIADIDGPGALQHFWMTPTGAWRFLILRIYWDGQEQPSVECPLGDFFACGWGQYAQVNSIPVTVNPGSALNCYWPMPFRKNCRITVENVGTEPAYLYYQIDYALNDVPDDAAYFHAQFRRVNPQPYGKVYTLVEGIKGRGQYVGTYMAWGVNNAGWWGEGEIKFYIDGDLKPGQTVDNDVAEHGGDAFPTICGTGTEDYFLGSYNFENPHTKQYQEFSTPYAGMPQVIRPDGVYDSQQRFGLYRWHLPDPVRFEQDLTVTIQALGWRKRQPLHYLPLQDDLASVAYWYQTLPTVTFPKLPERDALEII, encoded by the coding sequence ATGCCTGAGTTCGACGGCCTCTTCTGTGACCTCAGCTCCGCACACCGACTCTCACGCGCCAAAACAAGATCCATCAGCGCCGAAAACCTCGACGGCGCCAAGGCCGGCGGCGGACGCGCCACCCAAGGCATCAGCGCCGACCGCGCTAAAGACCTCGGACGCGGATGGAAAATCAACCCCGCTATCGAGATCCAACCCGAAACCACCGCCAACATCGCCGACATCGACGGACCCGGCGCGCTCCAGCACTTCTGGATGACACCCACCGGTGCCTGGCGATTCCTCATCCTCCGCATCTACTGGGACGGACAGGAACAGCCCAGCGTCGAATGCCCCCTGGGCGATTTCTTCGCCTGCGGATGGGGCCAATACGCACAGGTCAACTCCATACCCGTCACCGTCAACCCCGGCAGCGCCCTCAACTGCTACTGGCCCATGCCCTTCCGAAAAAACTGCCGCATCACCGTCGAAAACGTCGGCACCGAACCCGCCTACCTCTACTACCAGATCGACTACGCACTCAACGACGTCCCCGACGACGCAGCCTACTTCCACGCTCAGTTCCGACGCGTCAACCCACAACCCTACGGCAAGGTATACACCCTCGTCGAAGGTATTAAAGGCCGCGGACAATACGTCGGCACCTACATGGCCTGGGGCGTCAACAACGCCGGCTGGTGGGGCGAGGGCGAGATCAAATTCTACATCGACGGCGACCTCAAACCCGGCCAGACCGTCGACAACGACGTCGCCGAGCACGGCGGCGACGCCTTCCCCACCATCTGCGGAACCGGCACCGAAGACTACTTCCTCGGCTCCTACAACTTCGAAAACCCCCACACCAAGCAGTACCAGGAATTCTCCACGCCCTACGCCGGCATGCCCCAGGTCATACGGCCCGACGGCGTCTACGACAGCCAGCAACGCTTCGGCCTCTACCGATGGCACCTGCCCGACCCCGTTCGCTTCGAGCAGGACCTCACCGTCACCATACAGGCGCTCGGCTGGCGCAAACGCCAGCCCCTCCACTACCTCCCACTCCAGGACGACCTCGCCTCCGTCGCCTACTGGTACCAGACACTGCCAACCGTCACGTTCCCGAAACTCCCGGAACGCGACGCACTCGAGATTATCTGA